In Sphingopyxis macrogoltabida, the sequence ACAACGGCTTCGTGCCGATGCCCGAGATCCAGTTCCTCGCCTATGTCCACAATGCCGAGGACCAGATCCGCGGCGAGGCGGCGACCTTGAGCTTCTTCTCGGACGGCCAATATACCAATCCGATGGTCATCCGCATCGCCGGGCTCGGCTACCAGAAGGGCTTCGGCGGCCATTTTCACAACGACAACAGCCTTGCCGTGTTTCGCGACATCCCCGGGGTCATCCTCGCGGTGCCGTCGAACGGCCGCGATGCCGTGGCGATGCTGCGCGAATGCGTAAGGCTGGCGCGCGAGGAACAGCGCGTCGTCGTCTTCGTCGAGCCGATCGCGCTCTATATGACGCGCGACCTGCACGAGGAAGGCGACGGCCTGTGGACCAGCCTCTATGAGGCGCCGGGCGAAGGCGCGCCGATCCGCCTTGGCGACGTCGGGGTGCACGGGCAGGGCACCGACCTTGCCATCGTTACCTATGGCAACGGCTATTATTTGTCGCGGCAGGCCGAGAAATTACTCGCCGCCGACGGCGTCAAGGCGCGCGTCATCGACCTGCGCTGGCTCGGCCCGGTCGACGAGGACAAGCTCGTCGCCGCGGTCGGCGATGCCAAGCGCATCCTGATCGTCGACGAATGCCGCATCACCGGCTCGCAGAGCGAGGCGCTGATGGCGACTTTCGTCGAGCGCACCCCGGACAAGAAGCTGGCGCGGATTGCCGCCGACGACAGCTTCATTCCGCTGGGGCGGGCGGCAACGCTGACGCTGCCGAGCCGTGACAGCATTTACGCTGCTGCCAAGGAGCTGCTAGCATGAGCGCGCGCAGAAGTGCGCTCGTCGTCGCCCCCGGCCGCGGTACCTATGGCAAGGGCGAACTCGGCAGCATCGCGCGGCTGCACGGGCAGCGTTTTGCGGGGTTGATTGCCGGCTTCGATGCGCAGCGCCGCGACCGCGGCCAGCCGACGGTCACCGAACTCGACGGCGCCGACCGTTTCAGCGTCGCGACGCATATGCGCGGCGATGTCGCGGCGCCGCTGATCTATGCTGCGACCGCGCTCGACTGGCTCAGCATCGATCGCGACAAATATGATGTCGTCGCGGTCGCGGGCAATTCGATGGGCTGGTACAGCGCGCTCGCGCTCGGCGGCGCCGTTTCGGTCGAGGACGGCTTCCGCATTTCGAATGCGATGGGGCTCAACAGCCAGACGCACGGCCCCGGCGGGCAGATCCTGCTGCAGGTCGTCGACGAGGATTGGCGCCCCGTTCCCGGCCTGCGCGAGAGGCTTTTCGATCTTGTCGCCGACATCGGCTTGCGCCCCGGCTGTGCGCTCGCGCTGTCGATCAATCTGGCGGGCATGCTGGTCTTCGCGGGAAATGAAGACGGGCTCGCCGCGCTGCTCGCCGAAACGCCGCCGACCCCGGGGCGCGATCCGCTGCGCCTCGCGGGTCACGGTCCCTTCCACACGCCGCTGATGTTCGGCAGTTCGGACAAGGCGAAGGCCGAATTGCCCGCCTCGCTGTTCGGCGCGCCCGCGATCCCGATGGTCGATGGCCGCGGTCATATCTGGCGCCGCTTCGCGAGCGATCCGGACGCGGTCTGGGATTACACCTTCGGCCACCAGATTCTTGCGCCCTATGATTTCGCGCTGTCGGTGCAGGTGGCGGTGAAGGAATATGCGCCCGACGTGATCATCCTGCCCGGCCCCGGCGACACGCTCGGCGGCGCGATCGCGCAGTCGCTGATCGGCATCGAATGGCAGGGCATCCGCAGCAAGGCCGACTTCATGGCGCGGCAGGCGGCCGATCCGATCCTGTTGTCGATGGGGCGCGCCGAACAGCGCGGGCTGGTCGCGGGAAGTTAGGATTTGGAAGCAGGGCCGGCGGTGGTGGGAAGCCGTCGCCAGCCCTGCTCGATTGCGCGTGCCAGGTGGGGTTGGCACGGGCGGGCGAACGGCTGCGCCGATGGGGACCAACTCAAGGGCGGTACGCCGTTCAATCTCCTTATAGGCGCCTTGCGACCGATCCGGCCGGTTCGGCCCCGCCTTATGCGCCGAAACGGATGGGGTTCGGCGGTTCGCCGGCCGATTCGGCGATGAATTGCAATCGCAGCAGTTCGGCGACGCTGCCGACCTGCGCGCGCCGCATGATGTTGGCGCGGTGCACCTCGACCGTCCGCGGGCTGAGGTCTAGGCGGCGGGCGATCGCCTTGTTGCCGAGCCCCGCGGCGATCGCGCCGACGATATCGCGTTCGCGCGGCGTCAGCGCGGCGAGCCGCATTTCGGCGTCGCGATGCCGGGTCAGCGCATCCTGCCGGAGGTGCCAGTCGCCGAGCGAGCGGTCGACGGCGCGGCGGACAAGCCGCGGGTCGAGCGGGGCGGGAAGCAGGTCCTGCGCCCCGCCGCGCAGGATCGCACGCGATTCTGCGATGCTCAGCCGGTCGGCGGCGACGAAAATCGTCGTGTTGGCGCGCCCCGCGATCCGCTCGAGCAGCGCGGCGCCGCTCGTCGGGCCCGGCTGACGCCAGTGGAACAGCAACAGGCCGCCTTCATGCTCGGCTTCGGCCTCGAGCCAGGCGTCGGCATCCGCAAAGCTGCGCACGATCCGGCTGCTGCCCGCCGCGAGCGCGCGAAAACAGGCCGCGCGCTCGGTCGGGTCCGGCAGGACGAGATGGATATGGCCCCCATGATCGCTCACCCCGCCCTGCTGCCGTGCCGGGCGCGGCAAGCCCAGCGCGATCCGGTCGGCTTCGGCGCCAGTTCGGAGCAAGGAGCAGGCGGCATGTCGTCGCCGCGGCGAAAATATCTGGTGACCCCTACGGGAATCGAACCCG encodes:
- a CDS encoding ACP S-malonyltransferase, which produces MSARRSALVVAPGRGTYGKGELGSIARLHGQRFAGLIAGFDAQRRDRGQPTVTELDGADRFSVATHMRGDVAAPLIYAATALDWLSIDRDKYDVVAVAGNSMGWYSALALGGAVSVEDGFRISNAMGLNSQTHGPGGQILLQVVDEDWRPVPGLRERLFDLVADIGLRPGCALALSINLAGMLVFAGNEDGLAALLAETPPTPGRDPLRLAGHGPFHTPLMFGSSDKAKAELPASLFGAPAIPMVDGRGHIWRRFASDPDAVWDYTFGHQILAPYDFALSVQVAVKEYAPDVIILPGPGDTLGGAIAQSLIGIEWQGIRSKADFMARQAADPILLSMGRAEQRGLVAGS
- a CDS encoding response regulator transcription factor — translated: MLRTGAEADRIALGLPRPARQQGGVSDHGGHIHLVLPDPTERAACFRALAAGSSRIVRSFADADAWLEAEAEHEGGLLLFHWRQPGPTSGAALLERIAGRANTTIFVAADRLSIAESRAILRGGAQDLLPAPLDPRLVRRAVDRSLGDWHLRQDALTRHRDAEMRLAALTPRERDIVGAIAAGLGNKAIARRLDLSPRTVEVHRANIMRRAQVGSVAELLRLQFIAESAGEPPNPIRFGA